The Magnolia sinica isolate HGM2019 chromosome 9, MsV1, whole genome shotgun sequence sequence AAATAATGTtgactgaatgtccaccattaaaaacttcctagggcccactataatgtttatttcttatccaacctattgacaaggtCAAAAAatcctgaatgaaaggaaaacacaaatatcatcttgatccaaaacctttgaccCCCAATAAGTTAAGTTTCAACTGTAagaattcaattcccactgtttcctgtagtacacctgagatttgaatctgcctcattttttcggctcatgccctagctggaaaaatggatggaaagtgaggataaaacatatacatcatggtgggtccaacagagctttgacatcagctagcttaTTGCTCTtgtggtcactagccaaaccacatcCCATATGCCCATGATgtatccaagtggggcccacaaaggtgGATGTGTGAGCTTGATGGACCACACTCTCCCttacgatgatgatgatggttgagatttttttttaaaaaaaaaaaagacatactTCCAATTAAGGTCGCCTGCCAGGAGAAGATCATCTTCCATGTCTTCATAAGCTACCAAGTGGCCAGGAACAGCATTCGAGAGGTCAAGATCGACTTCAGACTGGAAACCCAATTCACCGTTGTTGATGTCGACAAACATCTGCCGCAACGCCCTCGCCAGGCTCTTATAACTAGCATGCTTGTGGAGGTAGATCCTCTGTCCGATGGATCGACCCTCGAGAACAACGGTCACTGGTGGTATGACCGTTGCTGCCAGCTCATCATCAAGTCCAGAGAAATCGAGGACGTCCCGTTGAGAGATGGGCagagatg is a genomic window containing:
- the LOC131256112 gene encoding auxin-responsive protein IAA33, translated to MNSFTSHQQSFQRSVPSCTTFYRRFLGSMPAVHPSSSSSLPISQRDVLDFSGLDDELAATVIPPVTVVLEGRSIGQRIYLHKHASYKSLARALRQMFVDINNGELGFQSEVDLDLSNAVPGHLVAYEDMEDDLLLAGDLNWKDFVRVAKRIRILPEKAHPRRVHRRP